GATCATCCGCAGGTGGATGACAGCCCGATTTCCCTCCCCGAAGCGGGCAGGGGGACCCCTCCCCCGGCCCCTCCCCGAAACGGGGAGGGGGATTTTGAGGCTCCCCCTTCCCTACGAGGGAAGGGGGCCGGGGGGTTAGGTCTGAGGACCCCTCCCCCTCCCCGAAAGCTGAGCCCCCAAAAGCAGAGGGGGCCGACAGGAAACCCCTATGACCTGCCAGCCCCCTCCCCATCCCGGAGGATCCGGCTGTAGGTTGCTTTTCCTCAATCGCTCTCATTCGTCGAAGTCCCGGAAGCGCTCTCCGACTTTCCCTTATCCCCGGAGTTCCTGGATTTCCGGCTCTCCGTGATATACCAGCCATCGCCTTTGAAGATAATGCCTGCAGGGGAGAACACTCGACGGATGCCCGGATGGCCCTCCGGACAGGTTTCCAGGGGGGGATCTGTGAAGCGCTGTTGTTTCTCGAAGCGGATGCCGCAAACCGGGCATTCGTATTCATAGATGGGCATCGGCCATCACCTCCCCGCCGAATCCTGCTGGAATCGAACACGATCCCGCAGTGCGATGGTTTCTGAAGCCTTTCAGACCAGGCAGTGCCATCCGTCATGGATGAATACGATACGGATAAGGAACCGGGGCGGGCTTTCACCCGCCCCGGCGATCCTCCTTCCGACCTGCTCAGAACTCCTCGGACGGCGTCGGCGTGGTCTCCTTCTTCTTCTCCGGCACCTCGGTGACCAGGGCCTCGGTGGTGAGGATCATCGCCGCGACGCTGGCGGCGTTCTCCAGGGCGGTGCGGGTCACCTTGGCCGGGTCGATGATGCCCGCCTCCACCATATCCACATATTCACCCGTGAGCACGTTGTAGCCGATGTTCGGGTTGTTCTTCTCCTTCTGGAGGCGGCGCACCATCTCTACCACCACCGCGCCGTCCTCGCCCGCGTTCTCGGCGATCCGCCGGAGCGGCTCCTCGAGGGCGCGGCGGACGATGTTGATGCCCGTCTGGACGTCGCCCTCGGCCTTCAGGTTATCCAGGGCCTTAGCGGCGTTCAGCAGGGCCACGCCGCCGCCGGGAACGATACCCTCCTCCACCGCAGCGCGGGTCGCCGAGAGGGCGTCTTCCACCCGGTGCTTCTTCTCCTTGAGCTCGACCTCCGTGGCCGCGCCGACGCGGATGATGGCGACCCCGCCGGCCAGCTTGGCCAGCCGCTCCTGGAGCTTCTCCCGATCGTAATCGCTGGTGGTCTTCTCCATCTCGGCCTTGATCTGCTCGATGCGGCCCTTGATGGCCTTCGGGTCGCCCCGCCCGCCGATGATGGTGGTGTCATCCTTGGTCACCACCACCTTATCGGCACGGCCGAGATCGGAGATGCGAACGTTCTCCAGCTTGCGGCCCAGCTCCTCGCTGATCACCTGCCCGCCGGTGAGGATGGCGATATCCTGGAGCATCGCCTTGCGGCGCTCACCGAAGCCAGGGGCCTTGACCGCCACGGCGTTGAAGATGCCCCGCAGTTTGTTCAGCACCAGGGTCGCCAGGGCCTCGCCATCCACATCCTCGGCGATGACCAGCAGGGAACGGGTCTCGCCCTCCTGGAGCACGCGCTCCAGCACCGGGATGATGTCCGCAGCGGCGGAGATCTTCTTATCGTGGATCAGGATGTAGGGGTTCTCCAGCACCGCCTCCATGGTCTCGGGGTTGGTCACGAAATAGGGCGAGATGTAGCCCCGATCGAACTGCATCCCCTCCACATATTCGGTCTCAAAGGGCAGGCCGGTCTTGGACTCCTCCACCGTGATCACGCCGTCCTTGCCGACCTTGTCCATCACCTCGGCGATCAGGTTCCCGATCTCCGGATCCGCCGAGGAGATGGCCGCCACGTGGGCAATGTCATCCTTGCTCTGGACCGGCTTGGCCATCCGTTTGATCTCCTCGACCACGGCCTTGACGGCCATCTCAATGCCCTTCTTCAGGAGCATGGGATTGGCCCCCGCGGCCACGTTCTTCATGCCCTCCGTCACCATCAC
This Thermoflexus sp. DNA region includes the following protein-coding sequences:
- a CDS encoding FmdB family zinc ribbon protein — encoded protein: MPIYEYECPVCGIRFEKQQRFTDPPLETCPEGHPGIRRVFSPAGIIFKGDGWYITESRKSRNSGDKGKSESASGTSTNESD
- the groL gene encoding chaperonin GroEL (60 kDa chaperone family; promotes refolding of misfolded polypeptides especially under stressful conditions; forms two stacked rings of heptamers to form a barrel-shaped 14mer; ends can be capped by GroES; misfolded proteins enter the barrel where they are refolded when GroES binds) is translated as MAPKQLVFGEEARRRLKRGIDILANAVGTTLGPKGRNVALDKKWGAPTITHDGVTVAKEIELPDPYENMGVQLLKEAATKTNDVAGDGTTTATVLAHVMVTEGMKNVAAGANPMLLKKGIEMAVKAVVEEIKRMAKPVQSKDDIAHVAAISSADPEIGNLIAEVMDKVGKDGVITVEESKTGLPFETEYVEGMQFDRGYISPYFVTNPETMEAVLENPYILIHDKKISAAADIIPVLERVLQEGETRSLLVIAEDVDGEALATLVLNKLRGIFNAVAVKAPGFGERRKAMLQDIAILTGGQVISEELGRKLENVRISDLGRADKVVVTKDDTTIIGGRGDPKAIKGRIEQIKAEMEKTTSDYDREKLQERLAKLAGGVAIIRVGAATEVELKEKKHRVEDALSATRAAVEEGIVPGGGVALLNAAKALDNLKAEGDVQTGINIVRRALEEPLRRIAENAGEDGAVVVEMVRRLQKEKNNPNIGYNVLTGEYVDMVEAGIIDPAKVTRTALENAASVAAMILTTEALVTEVPEKKKETTPTPSEEF